A window of Megachile rotundata isolate GNS110a chromosome 11, iyMegRotu1, whole genome shotgun sequence genomic DNA:
CTTGTATAAATCGATTCTTTTCATTTAATGTACAGAAGTCAAACAAATAGAATAATGAAGAAATAGAATGAAATGCAATCGAAATATTCCGCGCTTTGTTAGTCGTAAACTCTAATAAAACATAAGAAGTGACAAAGCAAATGTAAGAATAATATTGTTGTTTATGATTCAGATAATTCTCTACTGTCCTCGTCCCACTTAGTAAAGCCTCTTGTATTTTGCTCATTATTTTTGTCAATGTCCTGTTCTCCTTCAACATGTTCCTCTTCGATGATCATGACTGATTCATGGGACTCATCTGCACTATTACTTTGTTCGCTGCATTGTTCATCATATTCTACTATTTCAGTCTGTTCTTCCACATACTGAATAACTTCTTCTACTTGATCAGCATTACATTCCTCCAATATCTCTGATTGTTCAACCTGCATGTCCTCTTCTTCCATCACTTTTTCCTCAACCTCTTCGACCACCTCCTCCACTATCTCTTCAGTTTCCTCACCAAGTTCTTCTTGCTGATAATTCTCATACGTTTGTCTCTCTGTTCCTTCGCTTCCATGAATATAAACAATCATTCCATCTTCAGTGCCTTGCATCACGATCTGCTCGTTATCAGAAATGTTCAACTGTTGCGGTTGTTGTTGCGGCTCATTTTCCTGTTGCTGATAGTTTTCATTATCGATGAGCATAATCATATGCTGTCCATCGAGCTCATGGGTATTGTAAGTCATCTcatgtgtaatattatttaattgcatGTCTGGAACGACGTATTCGGACACGTTTGAAGTCACCTCGTGAGACTCTGCAGGAACGGTGTCTCCGACACCTAAAGAAGCTGCTATTCCACTTGCCACGTGACTAAGAGCTTCAGCTTCTGAGGAAGGTTCTAAAGAAAGTGATGGCATTGATACATTAGATTCGGAATCTCGTAGATCTTTGTGAACGCAATCGAGGTGAACCTGCAAATTTGTAGCCCGTACAAAAATCTTACCACAATGGGTGCAACGGTGACCCTTTTCTTTACTGTCTGATAAACTCCCGTGGCCAGTGTTAATTTCATGAGTAGTCAATTCTGTGACATCTTTGAATGTCTGGGCACATTGCATACATTGGATTTCCTCTGAGGTTGATGAATGTTGACGCGACGTGggtcgatgattgtgattgatctGATGTCTTACTAATAGCGTCTCCGAAAGTGCGACGTAAGAACACGACTGGCACTTCGGGAAACACATGCTTTTTGGAGGAGGCACATTGTGTTTTGTATACAAATGATACATCAAGATATTCCGTTTGGTCGCCTTATAGCCACAATGCTCACAGATTCTCGGATCGAATTTTTCCTCGTGCACATCTTGCATGTgtcttctatacatataataattcgtGTACTCTTCTTCCAAATCACACTTATTGCATTTCCAAGGACCGGTCTCACCGCCATCAACGTTCCCGTTACTTTTTGTTTCAGTTTCATCGCTGTTATTGCTCGACATCAAATGATCAGATTTTAAAACTACGTAAGAAACTTTTGTTTTACATGCAGAATTACTGTCCGCTGATTTCGCTTCTTTTTGCATTATCTTCAGACGAATATTCTTGTTATTCTTCACCAAATGAGGGTACTTCTTCAACACTTCTCGGATAATTTTTGCGTGGTTGTTGATCGAATCTTCCGAATTCGGTCTGTAAGATGATTTACCCTTTtccatattttctttttcttcacgATCAAATCGTACTTTTTTGGATGGCGAGGGCTGCGTTTCTTGCCCTCTTTGGAAACATCTACCTATAGACCAATCGTCATCCGAATTCACCTCTTTTAAACTCTTCTCGTTCATATGGTTTTCGTCCTCCTCGTCTTCAGTCGTATCATTCTTACTATCTCCGTCTGGGGAACATTTACCACTAGGCGAATTGTCTCTCTTATATACATCCGGGGCTTGCACGATAGGTTTTGTATTGTATGTAATATCGTCGAATGATGAAAACACGCCGAGCGCAAATTCTTCGGCTTCAGGGAGATCGAATCTTGAAGGACCAGGAGTTACTTCTGTGGACTTTGATGGGGGAATCCCATGGAATGTTCGCATTTCATACTTAAACGATGACATATTTTGTGGCGTATCTAATTTTCTTTTCCAAATAGGAAGTCTGAAACAATAAAAACATAAATTGATGTTCTATATGTAATACTAAATTACATTTGACTTTGTTTTCAATAGAACATATACtatataaagaatatttttctgcaaaaacaatttttatatatgtagTAATCTATACACTTACTTTCTACCAGGTAATGGTTGATTTGAAAGTCCTGAAGATGGTGTGGAAGTAGCTGCTGGCTTTGGAGTGGATGTTGAAGGCTTTGATGTTGTTGTTGCTGGTGGAGTATTACACTTTACCGATTGCTCATTTTGTAACGCAGCAGTATTAAATTGTGCATCGAGTAATTTAGTTAGGACAGTCATATTCATTTTCTGTGCAGTCCGATACAAAGCATGTTGTTCAGAAGTCCAATATTCCAACTGTCCAGTGTacataaaactttaaaaatattatgagtACATAGTTTGTATGAAGTGCtatgcaaaaatattatttctataaGTAGTTAATTAAGGAATcaattaatgaaaatatcatAGTGTTTAAATATACCTTATAATTGACTTGACACACTCGTATGGCATATCTGTTGGCATAATAATAACACCATCAAAATTTTCATCTCTTGCTTTTTGCTCATGCTCAAGCtgcataaaataatttgtgCATGTTGTTACGACTAAGCGATGAgcctaaaatattaacaaattacttTATCATAGGatctaataagaaaaatattaataaatataaattcatgTTGTACTTTAAGACTAatactttcaaaaataattttaatatttcggaTAATAAGAActatagattatatttattaaaatgatttttaaaaagttacCTGAACAGTTATATCACTAGTGGGGAATTTGATAGTAAGGTCAAGTAATTGTTCATCAAAATAAAGTTGTTGAAGTCGTTGTAGGAAGAAAGTTCCCCAGTTATCTACCTTCACCTGTTTTAACCCTCGTGAAGGAGATTGCTTCTCAAGATTTCCTGTTTCCATTGTATATCTATACATAtcataattatttgaatttttactgataatttaaaacatgtttataatattatatttatatatgaattCATTAATAAGCTGccaactataaaaatataagaatgcaaatataaataaataaagtattataattaataaaattaacaaaattaataatgaactGCACTTGTAAAACATAAACcatataatatttgtaactgATTAAAAAAATTAGATTAAAAGCATTATTTACCAAGAAGATAAGATAAAAGTTTTCATTActcttcaaaattatattaaaaggtACTTGCTCACCTAATTAGAATTAAACTacttgttaaatttatttactttcataATCCAACTCAACCGAATCCTGCAACGAAAGAATAAGAAAGACACATGAAACCTTTGACCTTTAATGTGATTAAGGAAGAAATAATATTCTTACTTTCAATaatctaataattaatattagttgAATTCATaagtgttaaattaattaattataaaattaaacaatattgaaaaattgaattatttgaacTAGAATATTActctaaaatatacaaaatattacttAACATTCCTAAGTACAATCTTTTTGCTCCTGTGACCTGAGCACCACAAAATCCATATCATAAAGGAAataatactttaatttattaattagcaGTAACTTAACCTGACTGGCTTCTAAAAACCAAACATCATATCTAACATTATATGCAGTAGTAAAGTATAAGTAGGTACCATTCATACGGTATATGATTCTAAAACTTACAGTAGCAAATAATGAAATACAGCAGCGTAAATTTTCTtcaatatatattatacatgtattgcTATAATTGCTctgaaatttgattaaattgaaatattacaaaagAAAGAGTATTATAAGAGAGTAAGAGGAATTTTTGACAAAGGTATCAACGCATACTTTGTGGAACGCTGAAAAAAGGAAGTTTAATAACGATACATGATTCCATTCCATGATTAGAATCGGGCATATTAATGGTTATTTGAAATCtatacaaattcaaaatatcCTGTGAACGCACTGAACGTacctatttaataatatttcaatattcctcTCAGCTCCATCTCTTATAAATCTCCTTAGTACACAAGTAGTATTGAACATTCCATTATGTATCACGACTCACAGATGGAGCTATACGGCTGACCTCCATGGAAATAGGATATAAAGATTGTTCAATTGcagttattgaaattaaaaaatgcagcaattaaaatttaacataaattgtttaataactTGTATTTTAAAAGCGAAAGACAtttaatcatataaatataattactataataatataatacacaaCAATATGCTATTGGAAATAAAGTTGCACAACTCAGGAAGATGAACATAAATCATATTGAATACCGTTATTATAAGAAAATCATTAGCATAATAcagatatttgtaaaatatacatatcaTTAAACTGAtatagtataaataataaaaacattacATTTCTTACTTTAATTAAAACaagtatttatataaaaatattatattttatttcacaagaGGGCAATTTTCTTTCGCGCAGGTCAACAAcctatgaaaattttcaaacatgagTGTGTACTTTTGTATATCCTGTTTTTGCTTTTATGACCATATACAATgtggaaaaaatgaaataaataacgtTAATCATTAGTTATGTGGTAAGTGAACAAAACAAAAAGAACATTGTACTCGATTTttcaaatacatttaaaaaatatataaataccaaAAGAGAAATATGTCGTATAATTAACAGAAAATACTCTGATTAACAAGAATTAGAAATCATGAAATATTCTGTCCGCTATGTATATAATTTCGGCGCCACAATTGTGAAAAAAGCGCATGCGTTTTACCGTAGAACATAGAGTTTATAGACTTCAATAGAATTAATATACCACTGTAGAATGCAACGCGTCAATTAGGGCGGTATTCTCATGCGAAAAGAAGTGCAACTAAGTGTTCAGAAAGTCATTAGAAATGTGACCTGGTTGGAATATCTTGATAGTGAATTCTAGGGTATTCTAGGGAAAAATTCTATACTTCGTTTTAAGAAAAATCGACTAGTCTATCATAGAACGAAGTATACAAACTCAAATTCTGTAACAAGCTTGTATGCACCATTTTTAGGAAATACCTTACATGTTCAAGAGTTCAAAATAGACATAACGTCAACTTTTGATAATTTATCGATACTATGTAAACAAGTGATATGTATGAGACATTTGTTGCTTACGATAATTATCGatgactaaatataaaataaccccAATGGAAAACATAAACTGTATTTCCATAAAAGGGGTGAAAACATGtatgtaatttaaaagtttttgacAGATACACATATTTATTAGTCATtacttttcaataattatttctgaACTTGTTTATAATGTTACAGTTTCCAAGAATGAAAAATCTAATCTAtgattttaatcaaaattatttttaatagaaagcGGCAACAAATTTTAACTTCTGTAAGTATTGCACTGTTACAttatgaatttgtatatttttacataattataaaataagacAGTCGTGATAATTTGCAATTAATATCAGCAGATTTCACAGGATGATGAGGTTGAATTTTAAGACagtattattgataataatagttgcAGTATTAAGTTCAATATTGACATCATGGAATAATTGTAACAGcccatcattttttaaaaatactgattggaAATCAAAATTTCAACATAGAGTAAGTATACAGTGTAGTTTGAATTgcataaaatacaattaacataaattcatatttttatgaaataacatattgtattttatctttccaataattattatgtaataCATCTGATATTTTTAGAGATGATTACTACATTAATCATgctttaaaaaaattctatcaAGGTAACATTTATTAgtgattattttatgtttttcatGAAGGATCgagtaaatttagaaactggatACCAAGAAATAGATTGTCACATAAATGGTGATTATTCAATTGGATGTCGTAAGGAAGGAGATGAAGTCTACAtaccattttcatttattcacaaatattttgaggtaaatgtaaaaattatatttctaatggtatataaatgatattaatgtttttacaatataatagaTTTATGGAAAATTGGCAACATACGATGGCTTAGAAAGATTTGAATGGTTACATAGttattcaaaaattgttaatCCTAAAGGAAAATATGATCCCAGAGGGGTATTTATgacttttgaaaattataatgttgAAGTTCGGGAGCGTGTTAAATGCATAAGCGGAAACGACGGAGTACCAATATCTACTCAATGGGAAAGTCAAGGATATTATTATCCTACTCAAATAGCTCAATTCGGACTTTCGCATTACAGCAAAAATTTAACAGAACCAGAACCTCATAGAAAAATTATTGAGGATTCTGATAAAGTTAAAAGAGAATGGACTATACCTCAAGGATCTATTGCATCTAGAATATTTGATAAACATTCTAATAGCCATGTAATAAAATTTGCTACACCAGAAACTAGTACTTCTGGAATTACTTTGAAGCTAGACCATGTATtagattttgtattaaaatggGATTTTAACATTAAAGACAATGGAAGCATTGTAATCACTTTACAATCTagggaaaagaaagaaatttattatcTTCATTATGTTACAAGTAATATAGTATTACATGCTTATAACAATCATGTGTACTATGGAATTGGACAAATTAATCATCAGTGGAAACGGTTTACTAGAGACTTAGTTATTGATTTACAGAAAGGtttatatttaaatgataaaaataaaaagaagttaTCTCGTTCCAAATTAaaggtaatttaaaataaatgatattagtattgaaatatattttttattaattagcaTGCTTTATTCTAATCTGTTTCTATTTTTATAGATGATAAAAATAACCTTGTATGGATCTGGAATGATTGATAACGTAACATTATCCACAAGTGAACACATGGAACAATTTTATGATGCAGCAAAGTGGTTTGTAGCTAATCAAAACATTAGTTCCGGTGGATGGCCGAATCCTGTCCGAAGAAAAGTTGCTCCTGGCATGGCAACTCTTGAACCTGGATGGTACTTTGATTTCTGTTAAAACAAAGTGTTCATATTTTGTAAAGGGAACATTAATTCAATTTGTTAAAATGTTTATTTGCATAGGTATTCTAGCATGGGTCAAGGACATGCTATTTCTGTATTAGCACGAGCGTATTATCATTCTggtgaagaaaaatatttacaagcTGCTATTAGAGGTTTACAACCTTTTAGATTATCCTCTAGCAGAGGAGGAGTAGCTGCAGTATTTTTAGGTAAATACGTATGGTACGAAGAATACCCTACAACCCCCTCTTCTTTTATTCTCAAtggatttatttattctttaattgGTTTATATGATCtaaaaagtatagcaactgGTAAGGATGCAGAAGAAGCATCCCGCCTTTTTAATCAGGGTATGACATCATTGAAAAACATGTTAACTTTGTACGATACCGGCTCTGGTACTACATACGATTTACgacattttacattaaaaacggCTCCGAATTTAGCTAGGTGGGATTATCATTCCACTCATATTAATCAGCTTCTTCTTCTAAATTCAATTGACAATGATCCACTATTTACTGCTACAGCAGAACGATGGATAGGTTACATGAATGGTAAGAGAGCTGCACATAACTAATTCATTTTTTCATGAGTTGACTGACTGCATTTAATTTTTCGTTCATTGTTTATCGATACTTAATAAttcgtttattttttgttttgtaaCATACATTTTGTACATAATTTCCAACATTCACAAAATAAAGCGGACCAAAATATTTGTTTGTGTAATTATTGTTGCATGAAATTATCAAtgatcataa
This region includes:
- the Cp190 gene encoding centrosome-associated zinc finger protein CP190 isoform X2, giving the protein METGNLEKQSPSRGLKQVKVDNWGTFFLQRLQQLYFDEQLLDLTIKFPTSDITVQAHRLVVTTCTNYFMQLEHEQKARDENFDGVIIMPTDMPYECVKSIISFMYTGQLEYWTSEQHALYRTAQKMNMTVLTKLLDAQFNTAALQNEQSVKCNTPPATTTSKPSTSTPKPAATSTPSSGLSNQPLPGRKLPIWKRKLDTPQNMSSFKYEMRTFHGIPPSKSTEVTPGPSRFDLPEAEEFALGVFSSFDDITYNTKPIVQAPDVYKRDNSPSGKCSPDGDSKNDTTEDEEDENHMNEKSLKEVNSDDDWSIGRCFQRGQETQPSPSKKVRFDREEKENMEKGKSSYRPNSEDSINNHAKIIREVLKKYPHLVKNNKNIRLKIMQKEAKSADSNSACKTKVSYVVLKSDHLMSSNNSDETETKSNGNVDGGETGPWKCNKCDLEEEYTNYYMYRRHMQDVHEEKFDPRICEHCGYKATKRNILMYHLYTKHNVPPPKSMCFPKCQSCSYVALSETLLVRHQINHNHRPTSRQHSSTSEEIQCMQCAQTFKDVTELTTHEINTGHGSLSDSKEKGHRCTHCGKIFVRATNLQVHLDCVHKDLRDSESNVSMPSLSLEPSSEAEALSHVASGIAASLGVGDTVPAESHEVTSNVSEYVVPDMQLNNITHEMTYNTHELDGQHMIMLIDNENYQQQENEPQQQPQQLNISDNEQIVMQGTEDGMIVYIHGSEGTERQTYENYQQEELGEETEEIVEEVVEEVEEKVMEEEDMQVEQSEILEECNADQVEEVIQYVEEQTEIVEYDEQCSEQSNSADESHESVMIIEEEHVEGEQDIDKNNEQNTRGFTKWDEDSRELSES
- the Hsepi gene encoding D-glucuronyl C5-epimerase isoform X2 — encoded protein: MMRLNFKTVLLIIIVAVLSSILTSWNNCNSPSFFKNTDWKSKFQHRDRVNLETGYQEIDCHINGDYSIGCRKEGDEVYIPFSFIHKYFEIYGKLATYDGLERFEWLHSYSKIVNPKGKYDPRGVFMTFENYNVEVRERVKCISGNDGVPISTQWESQGYYYPTQIAQFGLSHYSKNLTEPEPHRKIIEDSDKVKREWTIPQGSIASRIFDKHSNSHVIKFATPETSTSGITLKLDHVLDFVLKWDFNIKDNGSIVITLQSREKKEIYYLHYVTSNIVLHAYNNHVYYGIGQINHQWKRFTRDLVIDLQKGLYLNDKNKKKLSRSKLKMIKITLYGSGMIDNVTLSTSEHMEQFYDAAKWFVANQNISSGGWPNPVRRKVAPGMATLEPGWYSSMGQGHAISVLARAYYHSGEEKYLQAAIRGLQPFRLSSSRGGVAAVFLATGKDAEEASRLFNQGMTSLKNMLTLYDTGSGTTYDLRHFTLKTAPNLARWDYHSTHINQLLLLNSIDNDPLFTATAERWIGYMNGKRAAHN
- the Hsepi gene encoding D-glucuronyl C5-epimerase isoform X1; translation: MMRLNFKTVLLIIIVAVLSSILTSWNNCNSPSFFKNTDWKSKFQHRDRVNLETGYQEIDCHINGDYSIGCRKEGDEVYIPFSFIHKYFEIYGKLATYDGLERFEWLHSYSKIVNPKGKYDPRGVFMTFENYNVEVRERVKCISGNDGVPISTQWESQGYYYPTQIAQFGLSHYSKNLTEPEPHRKIIEDSDKVKREWTIPQGSIASRIFDKHSNSHVIKFATPETSTSGITLKLDHVLDFVLKWDFNIKDNGSIVITLQSREKKEIYYLHYVTSNIVLHAYNNHVYYGIGQINHQWKRFTRDLVIDLQKGLYLNDKNKKKLSRSKLKMIKITLYGSGMIDNVTLSTSEHMEQFYDAAKWFVANQNISSGGWPNPVRRKVAPGMATLEPGWYSSMGQGHAISVLARAYYHSGEEKYLQAAIRGLQPFRLSSSRGGVAAVFLGKYVWYEEYPTTPSSFILNGFIYSLIGLYDLKSIATGKDAEEASRLFNQGMTSLKNMLTLYDTGSGTTYDLRHFTLKTAPNLARWDYHSTHINQLLLLNSIDNDPLFTATAERWIGYMNGKRAAHN
- the Cp190 gene encoding centrosome-associated zinc finger protein CP190 isoform X1, with the translated sequence MFNTTCVLRRFIRDGAERNIEILLNRYTMETGNLEKQSPSRGLKQVKVDNWGTFFLQRLQQLYFDEQLLDLTIKFPTSDITVQAHRLVVTTCTNYFMQLEHEQKARDENFDGVIIMPTDMPYECVKSIISFMYTGQLEYWTSEQHALYRTAQKMNMTVLTKLLDAQFNTAALQNEQSVKCNTPPATTTSKPSTSTPKPAATSTPSSGLSNQPLPGRKLPIWKRKLDTPQNMSSFKYEMRTFHGIPPSKSTEVTPGPSRFDLPEAEEFALGVFSSFDDITYNTKPIVQAPDVYKRDNSPSGKCSPDGDSKNDTTEDEEDENHMNEKSLKEVNSDDDWSIGRCFQRGQETQPSPSKKVRFDREEKENMEKGKSSYRPNSEDSINNHAKIIREVLKKYPHLVKNNKNIRLKIMQKEAKSADSNSACKTKVSYVVLKSDHLMSSNNSDETETKSNGNVDGGETGPWKCNKCDLEEEYTNYYMYRRHMQDVHEEKFDPRICEHCGYKATKRNILMYHLYTKHNVPPPKSMCFPKCQSCSYVALSETLLVRHQINHNHRPTSRQHSSTSEEIQCMQCAQTFKDVTELTTHEINTGHGSLSDSKEKGHRCTHCGKIFVRATNLQVHLDCVHKDLRDSESNVSMPSLSLEPSSEAEALSHVASGIAASLGVGDTVPAESHEVTSNVSEYVVPDMQLNNITHEMTYNTHELDGQHMIMLIDNENYQQQENEPQQQPQQLNISDNEQIVMQGTEDGMIVYIHGSEGTERQTYENYQQEELGEETEEIVEEVVEEVEEKVMEEEDMQVEQSEILEECNADQVEEVIQYVEEQTEIVEYDEQCSEQSNSADESHESVMIIEEEHVEGEQDIDKNNEQNTRGFTKWDEDSRELSES